Proteins from a genomic interval of Schistocerca piceifrons isolate TAMUIC-IGC-003096 chromosome 3, iqSchPice1.1, whole genome shotgun sequence:
- the LOC124789554 gene encoding glucose-fructose oxidoreductase domain-containing protein 1, giving the protein MLPGIGVFGTGNVVRVIVPFLREKGFKIEAIWGRTLTAAEEVSKELEIPFYTNKIDDVLLRKDVDLIFIMCSPNLHAQIAVKALGIGKHVLCDKPTGLCQSEALKMVRAAQYYPSLISIVNHSLRFLPAFSQMKRAIADGYLGSENEITVCDVRVQMGSLLHDGYDWLCDDTMGGGILTLVGSHVIDLVSHLTGQRASRVHGLVRTFTKNTHYVRGIRQISSPDFCAFQMEMSGGTLVTATLNNHLPGTFSQEVLVCGREGHLMVRGGDLYGYKSGAAKEEVIYLDVEDLQRGGSINAAAISVIPRPYMKGLFKMISALREAFLPVEDKSGWVKEPVALAATFEDGLYVQAVIDALRKSSANREWVKVTVPNIS; this is encoded by the exons ATGTTGCCCGGTATTGGAGTATTTGGAACGGGTAACGTTGTGCGAGTTATTGTTCCATTTTTGAGAGAAAAGGGCTTCAAGATAGAAGCAATATGGGGTCGAACACTCACTGCTGCTGAAGAAGTATCTAAGGAACTTGAGATACCGTTTTACACTAACAAAATCGATGATGTGCTGCTGCGAAAGGACGTTGATCTTATATTTATTATGTGTTCACCAAACCTTCATGCACAGATTGCTGTTAAAGCTCTGGGCATTGGGAAACATGTGCTATGTGACAAACCAACCGGGCTATGTCAAAGCGAAGCATTGAAGATGGTACGAGCAGCACAGTATTATCCGTCGCTTATTTCCATTGTTAACCACAGCTTAAGATTTCTTCCCGCATTTTCCCAGATGAAGAGAGCTATTGCTGATGGGTACTTAGGCAGTGAGAATGAAATAACCGTCTGCGACGTACGTGTGCAGATGGGAAGCCTTCTTCACGATGGTTATGATTGGTTATGTGATGATACAATGGGTGGAGGTATATTAACTCTTGTGGGTAGCCACGTAATTGACCTTGTGTCACATCTGACTGGTCAGAGGGCTTCACGTGTCCATGGCCTTGTTCGAACTTTCACGAAGAACACACATTATGTACGTGGCATAAGGCAGATTTCAAGTCCAGACTTCTGTGCCTTTCAGATGGAGATGAGTGGTGGCACACTTGTCACTGCAACACTTAACAATCATCTTCCAGGAACGTTTAGCCAGGAAGTTTTAGTTTGTGGGCGTGAAGGACATTTAATGGTGCGTGGTGGAGACTTGTATGGGTACAAATCTGGTGCAGCTAAGGAAGAAGTCATATATTTGGACGTGGAAGATTTGCAGCGTGGAGGATCTATTAATGCTGCTGCAATAAGTGTGATTCCACGCCCATACATGAAAGGATTATTTAAGATGATTAGTGCTCTTAGAGAAGCATTTCTGCCTGTTGAAGACAAGAGTGGATGGGTGAAGGAACCCGTTGCACTGGCAGCAACATTTGAAGATGGTTTGTATGTGCAAGCGGTCATAGATGCGCTACGGAAATCTAGCGCAAACCGTGAATGGGTAAAG GTTACAGTGCCAAACATTTCTTGA